GACCAAGGACTGGATGAAAAGAAGTCTGTCACTTGCCCTAACCTGATGCTGCCCATTGTCATGCACTCTAAAACTAACGCCGAAACGCCCCCAACAGTTATATCATTCCTGGCCTTGGTGATTTTGGTGATCGATTCTACACCATGTGAGGATCGATGGAGCTCATACGCACCTCACAACCTCACCAGGCAACCCTTCTCCTAAAAACAAACGGTGGGCACTTGATGAAATCATAGATAGCCTTGTTTCTCCTCCAATCTGTGAGCTTCATATCCCAACTTATTCGGCAAGCGTTGTCGCGGTAAATTCGTCAGGTTTCTTGGGGCCCATCAGCTtcgtaaagaaaaaaaaaaaaactttgttTCGTGGGTGTATGCGCTCAGTCGTAGTCATCGTCGGCCCcaacgccatgtcccgcgtatcTATCCTCTTCTTCGTATCTGCTGGAAGATGGCTTGGCACGACTCGAGCTCCCACCGCTGCCACGATTTTCAAGTGATGTCTGTTCTGCGACGGCGTCTGCGGCGTCAACCCATTCTCCGTAGACGTCGACTGCGGCGGAAAGGTCTAGAGGCAAAGGGTCAGCTCTGTCATGAGAGTAAAGAAGGATGAGGTTGCAGTCTCGGTGCAGACATACAGTTGATGCCACATTGGAATCGTTGTCCACAGATCTTGCATTCTAGATTGCCGACGCCCATCTTCTTGTCCAACTTGACGTCGACCGACTTCTCATGGTTACAGAACAGGCATGTGAACTGAGTGGGAAGGGGATCTTTCTGTCAAGGGCGCAAACACGTCTGTTAGCTCCGAGTATCGCATGGAGTCATGCGAAAACCTCATCCGTGCACCCATGCGCATATGCTGGTCCACTAGACTGGACGCCGCAGAAAATATCGTTGCGACCTGGTTTTGCCTGTACCGGCTTACCTTCTTCTTGGGGGGCGGCTTCGAGGAGCTTTTGCGCTTGCCCATCTTGACCTATTTGCGAATGAACGAAACCCCCGAAAAAGCTGAAGGGAAATGCGATTGCGCTAGTATCAAGTTGCAGAGCTAGCGACCGTGGTTGAGAGGTCGGGTCGCGGCGGTGAGGTCGTTGTGGTGTAgcgatggttttttttgttttatctttttttccgCGATTTTGTTTCTGACTACCGTTCTCTAAGGACGTCGAAAACCATGCATTTTTTACGTCGCTGCAACATGACAAGCGCGCACGCGCAGATCAAGGCGCAGTCTTCACCCCTGTCAGGCTGTGCCAGTCCATTCCTTTTTCCTGTGGCCCGTGCTTGATGATCGCCCTCCCTACTACGTCAAGTATCCGTTTATAGAACTTGAAGAGGATTAATCTTTCACCACAGCGGGAACAAGCAGGATTCCAGTGCGACCGTTGGCCGCGTGTGCATTACTACACATGGCCTAAAATGCGAAGATTGGTTCGAATTGCTTGTTTTTCTGATTATCTCCTACTTTTGCATTGTGATTTTCCGGCGAACCGTATACAGTACAGTATTCATTTCGACTTGTCCATAGATAAGGCAAGGTACGCAAGCACGGAACCGCACTTTCTTGTCATCGGACCTTTCCTACTACCGACCGCCTTCCCCGCATTTGGTTCCCAAGGTTCCACTGGGTTATCGGGCGGGGCCAACCTCAGGTGCAAGTTACAGATGATCGCCCCAACTGGTCACGACACGACCTCCTGAGGGCACTGcttagtaggtaggtactcaaGGACATACTGGTACTGTAGAATAAGGCAAATTCAATGAGCAATATTCAATCAACCAACATTAATGTAGATGGATGTGGAGGCTTAGAGGTTCAAACTTCTACACCAGAGAAAGATCTGaggggtacctacctacctacctaggtagctacaGTGCTGTAAGACCCCACAGTATACTCCAAGCATATGTAGTCACAGATGTCAGCTAAAGACGGTCAAATACCGGTAATTTGGGGTTTTACCAGCGTTGGATCAGCCACACCATCGTAGTTTGTCAGGAATAACGAGTAGCATATTCTCATAGAGAGATTGCAAGTACCTTGTACGGCAGCTTCAAATGGAACCACCTGGTAGGCGGGGAATAGGTTGCAATGGCATCGGTCGGCTGGTACGgagtacatacatacataaggtaggtacctaaccaAAATACGGAGTAGCATCCGACCTTATCTAGCATTACCTAAGTACAAGGTTGAGCTGAAGAAGCTACCAATAAGATAGGAGAGTGTTCCGGGATTGGGCACCTGGCTCCTACCGGGACTTTTTGCTTAGCCATCCGCTCTTGCATCCGCTACACCACCTCTTTCCTCAACAGCCTAtggttttgttggttttGTCCAAGCCCGCCATTGGAACCGGTCGTCTAATTTCACCTGTACAGGTAGCTGGTAGTTCATCTCTCCCTGCTCGAGGTACTCCAACTATCCACCAACAGGCGGTAACATCAAAACATTTCCCAACCGGGTCTTGTCGTTTCAAAATATCGCAATTCAAGTCACCTGCTACGTCCTCTTACTTTGAACAGTAACAAGCTTTCTGCACCGCTTCCCTCAAATTTCTGTTTAACCCTACGTTTTCCACATCTGCCGGTCAATCATCCTCGCTAATCCAAGATCATCACCTTCTTTGTTTTTATACCGCCTTTTCAACATGGCAACCAGTAGTGGCAATACGGCGTCTGGTGCCACCAACGATCAGATCATGGCAGCCCTCAAGCAAATGCAAGAGGAACAGACTCGTCTTCTTTCTATGCTGTCTCAGGGTGAACGTCAAGGCCTGCTGTCGTCTACCGGTACTGCCGGATCAGGGCTCGATTCGTCTGAGAGTGATCTTACCGCCAGTCCGGGACTGACTGGGACTTCGTCGGCCGTGCCTGCGGATGAGGCCGCCGAACGTGATAGCACCTCACCCTCGACTTCAGGAACAAAGTCTAACTTTACGTCTCGTATCGTGTTGACGTGAGTGATTTTGCGCCATATGCAAATTGTTCCACTATGTCTGCTCCTCGTGGAACCCTAGCTGATACCCGCATGACAGCACCTACCCGAAGCAAATCGGCATCAACCCCTTGCCCATGAAATGGGGAGCCCCCGATGCTGTCCAGAGAGGACCAGTTGTTGTCCAGAGAGGACCAAGCACTATCCGTAGACGGAACGGTATGTCGTGTGCCCTGAAACTTCATATTTCTTGTTCTGGTTCGGAATGCTAATCAAAAGAAAATAGCTATTGGAGGTAAGATATCTAAATTGGTGCACTCCAAGTCGGAAATTTTGGTCATGTTGACATAAGCCTTTTCTTCCTGGGCAGCTCACGGTGGAGGCTACTCTATATACTACGCGCTGGCTCTTGCGAGCCAAGAGCTCAAGGCGGACCACAGGTATGTACAAGACGTGTACTCAGAATTTGTATCGTTCATAAATACCATACTAATCTTGGTCTTAGGCCTGACTTTACCAACACTGAGCCGGCCGCCGAGATTGGGCCTTTCCCGCAATGGGGGGACCCGAAGAAGATCGTGGCAATGGATCCATGGGGTCATATTGCTCCGTTTCTGTTCAAGGACGTTATCAACAAAGAAAACGGTGAGCATAATTTGATTCCCGAGTGGTATCATTTTACAGTTTTTGCTAACATTGTCTCAGTCGATATCCGGCCAACTATTGCGATAACAAAAGCTCACATGAAGGTATTTTTGCTCGACTCTCTGATGGAGCAAATAGTTCTTAAGACTGCAGTTTTGTTGACATCATACAGCTTCCTGAGCTGGAGGAGAGCGTTCGCAGTGGTAGATTGTACGTATTGGCTGGGTTTACAACTTACTTACAACACCCATCTTGGTATCTTGAACTGATAATCTTTTCTCGACGGTCAGGGTTCCGGATGGCAAGGTCTGCATAAATGCTCAAGGAGAGCTTGCAGTCACTAAGTTTGCCGTTGAGCCTGTGAGTTTTGCTTTTCTTGTCATTATTTACGTCAGTAGCCTGTCTAACCTAAAGCTGTGTGTCAGGTGTGGTATCTCCCCGGCGTCGCAGAGCGCTTTGGCCTAGGTGACTATCCTCGCTCCGATATCCACTAAAGAGACCCTTCTGACAATTACAACACGTAGACGAGGGAACCTTGAGGCGCTCCTTGTTTGAGCACACCGGCGGCAGCTATCCTGAGGTGCGCATCACAGCATATACTTACACATACCCTCCTTGGAGCCTGGAATTGTTGCTCACCATTACTATAGCTTATCACACGAGGCGACATCAAGGTTTTCCTGCCACCAATCGGTATGTACAAACTAAATCGACAGAGATGTAATCGCGATCGCTGCTGACATACTGTAGGTGGACTTACCGTCTATTGCTTCGGAGATCCTGCCAAGATGTCAGACCCAAATTCCCGGCTGGCGCTTCGGATTCACGATGAGGTAAGACGGCACGGGATACGGTATGTCCTGCCATGGGGTTGGCGCTGACATTTTGTGTTTTAGTGCAACGGAAGCgatgtttttggttcagatATTTGCACTTGCAGACCTTACCTTATCTTCGGCATTGAAGAGGCAGTGAAAGAGGCACAGAATGGAGGCAGTGGTGTCGTCATCTACTTCCGTAAAGAAGGTGTGTGActaaagggtatctttgaaGGGATGGGGGGCTTGTGTGGTTCAACTGCTAACAAATTGCGCAGGGAGAGCTTTGGGAGAAGTCACAAAGTATCTTGTGTACAATGCGCGCAAGCGTGGTGAGGATCGGGCTTCGGACTACTTCAAGAGGACCGAAAACGTAGCCGGAGTCAAGGATATGCGTTTCCAGGCTCTCATGCCGGATATTTTGCACTGGTTGGGCATCACTAAAATCGACAGGATGCTCAGCATGAGCAAGTGCGTCTATATTACCCATGTACCCCGTGCCCCATATTCCTTATGGTCTCTCAAGTCTAACAGTACAACCTACATCAAACAGCATGAAGCACGATGCCATTGTTGGGCAGGGGTAAGTTCGGATGTTACATATGCTTGTTGTACTACAAACATGGCAAGCTGACAGGCACACGCATTTTGAAGAATCCCCATTCACGAAAGAGTCGAGCTTCCCGAGTCCTGGATCCCGGCAGACTCCCGTGTTGAGATTGACGCAAAGATCACAGCTGGTAGGACAGAACGACACGTTACCAACCAACAAATAAGCACACATCTGACAAAGCACACGTGTTCCAGGATACTTTACAACCGGGCACCGCATGACGGAATCGGAGCTTGCTTCTGTACAGGGCAGACTGTGGGAAGAGTAAGTAAAAGTCCACGCTCCCGCATTCCAGGAAAGATGATACAAGGCTGACGCGATTGAACAGTGTCGACCACTGATTGGAAGATGAGAAACCGGGAACGAGCCCCCGAAAGCACAAGTTGAGCGCTGGAAACTTCCAAGGCCATTAGACCTTTGTCTGGTCTTGTCAATCACAGTCAAAAAAAAGTATTCAGCTCATATAGTTGCGAGGGCGACGCAATCGCGATGTTCTGACCAATGTGCACCAGGCACGCAAGCATGCAGATTAGCGATGTGACCGAGGCTGACTTAGTTAGGATGTTAATCAAAACGGACCGCCTTAATCATCCATCCATGAAGTTTTTAGTTACCTAACCTTTGACAAATAGTCAAGGTCTTTCTGTTGGGCCGCAAGGACGCATGCAGTCGCTATCGTCGGTGGCCAAGTCGCAAGGAGACTCGTATCCTCCATGTGTTATAGTTGCAATCATGCGCTGGCTATCTAAATTGAATGGAAATGTAACCGTCTGATGTTCTTTTTCGGGCAACGCCATGAAGGCAATGAGACATGGCATCGGCTGCCAAGTCACGATGTCTTGTTGCTGCTTGCAGGTTCATATTTGGTAGATTCGATTGTTACTCGCGGAATTCGTTCCATTCTCCGGTAGAGTACAGCGCATAGAATCACAGAACATAAAAGGCGGTGTCGAAGATGGAATATCTGACGTTATCTCTGAGTTCCAGCCCGCGTCTGAATGGCGATCCCCAGACCGGTCGCAATAGTGGGAAATGCTTTGCTGCTGTTAATGCCGGGAGAGGTGCAGATACTAGCGAGATGTTTGCAACCACAACACAATTGTCATGAACCGATAGTAGAAGGGATCTGGTAGCAAAAAGCACGACCCTGCGGCGGACCTGCAAATGTACAGCTGCATAAGCCTCGATAGACGGATTGTTTGGAATGCTCCAGCAGGAACAGCTCGGGGTCTCAAAAGGGAGAAGAGCAGCGCATATCTGGGGAAACAATGACACCACGACGGAGTCTAGAAAAGTCGACAGCTTTGCCGTCTTCGTGGAATGACCGAGGTTCTGGGCCTCAATTCGTTCAGTCTCTTCAAAGTAAAACTGGGTCGTGGTCAGCCAAACCTGCAGCTTGCAGCATACCTGCCCAACCATAGGAAAGCCACCTCTGCTCGTATGCAAGTCTTGATCGGCCCACCCCAAGAATTTGGGAACGGACTGAGGaaaggaaagaagaagaaaagacttGGTACGCAATAAGGAATGCGGAGGTGTCGCTTCTGAAGGCTTGGAAGTAAAGCCGACAATGGAAGTGACGGAATTTCTCACAGGAAGGGAAAAGAGAAGACCATCGCAAGCGTGGGATGGATGGCCAAGCAAAGAAAGACCTTAAACGGATTGGTCGGGGCCACCATCATGGTACTGTATCTATGTCCGAGCCAGCCGGACTGGGAAACCGGTGTGAAAGATATCAAAAGCTTGCTGTCCTTGGTCATATTTTCTCCGTCATCGTGCCATCGACTTATCCGTTAACCGATCAATGTGGGGGAATAATAATGGCCCTATTCGGAAAGGCGTGCACAAGAAAACCACACCCATGTTCAGCCTATGAAATTGAACGGGCTTCGGGTGCCTGGAGGagcaaaaaaacaacaacaaaaaacacgGGGCAAGGGCGGGGAGGGCAAGGGAGGCTTGCCATGGGACCAGCCGGAATCTCCTCCGGTGCGGGTTTGGACAACGGACAACTTTTTCCTGGTCcccacgtttttttttgcttggtcGCCTGGTTTGCCTGGTTCATCTTTCCAAATTCCCACGGCCCGCCCAGTAAAAGTCAACGGAAAAAGCGAGGCAGCGGCACACAAGGTGC
The Pyricularia oryzae 70-15 chromosome 1, whole genome shotgun sequence DNA segment above includes these coding regions:
- a CDS encoding transcription elongation factor — protein: MGKRKSSSKPPPKKKKDPLPTQFTCLFCNHEKSVDVKLDKKMGVGNLECKICGQRFQCGINYLSAAVDVYGEWVDAADAVAEQTSLENRGSGGSSSRAKPSSSRYEEEDRYAGHGVGADDDYD
- a CDS encoding GTP cyclohydrolase II — protein: MATSSGNTASGATNDQIMAALKQMQEEQTRLLSMLSQGERQGLLSSTGTAGSGLDSSESDLTASPGLTGTSSAVPADEAAERDSTSPSTSGTKSNFTSRIVLTTYPKQIGINPLPMKWGAPDAVQRGPVVVQRGPSTIRRRNAIGAHGGGYSIYYALALASQELKADHRPDFTNTEPAAEIGPFPQWGDPKKIVAMDPWGHIAPFLFKDVINKENVDIRPTIAITKAHMKLPELEESVRSGRLVPDGKVCINAQGELAVTKFAVEPVWYLPGVAERFGLDEGTLRRSLFEHTGGSYPELITRGDIKVFLPPIGGLTVYCFGDPAKMSDPNSRLALRIHDECNGSDVFGSDICTCRPYLIFGIEEAVKEAQNGGSGVVIYFRKEGRALGEVTKYLVYNARKRGEDRASDYFKRTENVAGVKDMRFQALMPDILHWLGITKIDRMLSMSNMKHDAIVGQGIPIHERVELPESWIPADSRVEIDAKITAGYFTTGHRMTESELASVQGRLWEDVDH